A single Entelurus aequoreus isolate RoL-2023_Sb linkage group LG11, RoL_Eaeq_v1.1, whole genome shotgun sequence DNA region contains:
- the LOC133660505 gene encoding serine/threonine-protein kinase 40-like: protein MSKRRASERGAGETSGRASKLHCPGISGSNAKRAGPFILGPRLGNSPVPSIVQCLARKDGTDDFYQLKILTLEERVDSAGETQEERQGKMLLHTEYSLLSLLHNQDGVVHHHGLFQVGKQAMLLLECKDLGVWHQPPD from the exons ATGTCCAAGCGGCGTGCGTCGGAGAGAGGGGCCGGAGAGACGTCAGGCAGGGCCAGCAAGCTGCATTGTCCTGGGATATCTGGCAGCAATGCTAAGCGAGCTGGGCCATTCATCCTGG GGCCTCGCCTGGGCAACTCACCAGTGCCCAGTATAGTGCAGTGTCTAGCCAGAAAAGATGGCACCGACGACTTCTATCAGCTCAAA ATCTTGACGCTAGAGGAGCGAGTGGACTCTGCTGGTGAGACACAGGAGGAGCGGCAGGGGAAGATGCTGCTGCACACCGAGTATTCCCTCCTGTCTCTGCTGCACAACCAGGATGGAGTGGTGCATCATCACGGCCTCTTCCAGGTTGGAAAGCAAGCTATGCTCCTTTTGGAGTGTAAAGATTTGGGGGTTTGGCACCAGCCAccggattag